One segment of Triticum aestivum cultivar Chinese Spring chromosome 2A, IWGSC CS RefSeq v2.1, whole genome shotgun sequence DNA contains the following:
- the LOC123189543 gene encoding glycosyl hydrolase 5 family protein, whose product MASSSPTPLLLGLLLVLLASARAASVSLPALPLSTASRWVVGADGRRVKLVCANWASHLEPVAAEGLSRRGVGDIAARVAAMGFNCVRLTWPTYLATNATLSSLPLRWSLERLGLRESAAGVRVNNPDLLDLPLIDVFREVVSALASNSIMVILDNQMTTPGWCCSRTDGNGFFGDKYFDPEEWLKGLSAMATMFRDTKNVVGMSLRNELRGPYQNVSLWYRYMQQGAEAVHAANPNVLVILSGLDFDNSLSFLSPKQVKLSFTGKLVFEQHWYGFSDGTDWENWNQNDACGVAVESIRTKGLFLLQQGWPLFFSEIGFDMSGTHIADNRYLTCFLSVAAEMDLDWAVWALEGSYYIREGILAYDETYGLLTWDWYTARNPSFIERINSLQSPFQGPGLPSSHKPYKVIFHPLTGLCVLVESANVLKLGPCDESNAWNYTSAYELVLKHTGQCLEAKSVGDTAKLGAGCSKSCSKWQLISDSGMHVSAELTKNGTRVCLEAGPDGVITTDECKCLTEDPTCDPESQWFKVISSSRGIPGDSSVLQLPSLGPWPPRSSSSR is encoded by the exons ATGGCTTCTTCCTCTCCAACTCCActgctcctcggcctcctcctcgtcctcctagCGTCCGCACGCGCCGCCTCGGTCTCGCTCCCGGCGCTACCGCTCTCTACGGCGTCGCGGTGGGTGGTGGGCGCGGACGGGCGGCGCGTGAAGCTGGTCTGCGCGAACTGGGCGTCGCACCTGGAGCCCGTCGCCGCGGAGGGCCTGTCCCGGCGCGGCGTGGGGGACATCGCGGCGCGCGTCGCGGCGATGGGGTTCAACTGCGTGAGGCTCACCTGGCCGACCTACCTCGCCACCAACGCCACGCTCTCGTCGCTGCCGCTGCGGTGGTCGCTGGAGCGCCTCGGCCTGCGGGAGTCCGCCGCCGGCGTGCGTGTCAACAACCCAGACCTCCTGGACCTGCCCCTCATCGATGTGTTCCGG GAAGTGGTATCAGCTTTGGCCAGCAACAGCATTATGGTCATACTTGATAACCAAATGACTACTCCAGGATGGTGCTGTAGCAGAACTGACGGTAATGGCTTCTTTGGAGACAAATACTTCGACCCTGAAGAATGGTTGAAGGGCCTCAGTGCAATGGCAACAATGTTTAGGGACACAAAGAATGTTGTCGGCATGAGCTTGCGTAATGAGCTTCGTGGCCCCTACCAAAATGTTAGTTTGTGGTACAG GTATATGCAACAGGGTGCTGAAGCTGTGCATGCAGCAAACCCTAATGTCCTTGTTATTTTGTCGGGCCTGGATTTTGACAACAGTCTCTCCTTCTTGTCCCCAAAGCAAGTTAAGTTGTCATTTACTGGAAAGTTAGTCTTCGAGCAGCATTGGTATGGTTTCTCAGATGGAACTGATTGGGAAAATTGGAACCAAAATGATGCTTGTGGAGTGGCTGTTGAGTCCATAAGGACTAAAGGactctttcttcttcaacaaggATGGCCGTTATTTTTCTCTGAGATTGGGTTTGACATGTCTGGCACACATATTGCTGACAATCGTTATCTTACATGCTTCTTAAGTGTAGCAGCTGAAATGGATCTGGATTGGGCTGTTTGGGCTCTCGAAGGGAGTTACTATATCAGGGAGGGTATTCTAGCTTACGATGAAACATATGGTTTGCTAACATGGGATTGGTATACAGCTAGGAACCCCAGCTTCATTGAAAGGATCAATTCCCTGCAATCTCCATTTCAAG GTCCTGGTCTACCCAGCAGTCACAAACCATACAAGGTAATATTTCATCCTCTAACCGGGCTCTGCGTGTTGGTGGAATCTGCGAATGTGCTTAAGCTGGGTCCGTGCGATGAATCGAACGCTTGGAACTACACCTCCGCGTATGAGCTTGTGCTGAAGCACACCGGGCAATGCCTTGAAGCCAAGTCTGTGGGTGATACTGCAAAGCTTGGGGCTGGCTGCAGCAAATCCTGTTCAAAGTGGCAGCTAATATCTGATTCAGGAATGCATGTTTCGGCCGAACTCACTAAGAATGGGACCAGAGTGTGCTTGGAAGCCGGTCCTGACGGCGTCATCACCACAGATGAATGCAAGTGCCTGACCGAAGATCCAACCTGCGACCCTGAGAGCCAGTGGTTCAAAGTTATATCAAGTAGTAGAGGCATACCAGGCGATTCCTCTGTTCTGCAGTTGCCATCTCTTGGACCCTGGCCTCCAAGGTCAAGTTCATCGCGGTAG